The following is a genomic window from Fundulus heteroclitus isolate FHET01 unplaced genomic scaffold, MU-UCD_Fhet_4.1 scaffold_47, whole genome shotgun sequence.
CTGGTAAAGATCAGTAAGCCATTAGTTAAATCCAGTGAAACCAGCTGCCTTCAGATGCATCCTAATTAGTACACAGAGTTTAATGTTATAACAGAATATAacacaataacaaaaatataaagacCAAAGGTGTCCAGACCGCAGGCCTGCAGTCCAAACTGGAACAGATGAGATTTTCACTGACAAATGTCTTAAATGTAGGATGTAcagtaaaactaaaagtaaaactttcttttctttcattttaatgtgGCAAGACGCGTCACAAACGTTCAGGCACTTTTTACTCAGGAGGTTTTTAAAGCaaacttcttgtttttgttgctggGAGGAGATCAAATGCATTTTCCATACCAGAGAAATAGAGATCTGGACACCCTTATTTTTACTGAGGCAAACATCAGATTTCTTTCCCCGAACTGCAGCAGTGTGACCTTTTCTATGTGCATTATTTTAGTGAGATAATGCATGTTAAATTGTTTGAGAAGAAGCCTGATGGTGCCTCTGAAGGTGCTCCAAGTATCATCTTAGGCCATGCACGATATAAATCTGGGTTTTATGAAAGCAAGACAACAAGAAGTGAACTGAAAAGAGAGGTTGTTGAGGTTGCCACGATGTTCCAAGGGTTagacatggtgatggcagcatcatgctgtgggaattattttctttaatgaaGAGGCTGGGTACAGAGCCATCCCAGAAGAAAACATCTTCTATGCTTCAAAGGACATAAGCGTGTGGTGGAGGTTCAGCTTCTAGCAGGGCAGCGACCCTAAACAGACTTTGCACCACTTGTGTTGGCCTCTCATGTAAAATCCCCAAAAATCCATGAAAACTTGGGACTGTAGGACAATAAAATGAGGAAAAtagatgaatacttttgcaattaATTGTTGTCTTCTCATTGCATTTGTTCAGGAAGCTCCGGTACAGAATCCTGGCGCCATAATCCCAGATGAGGAAACACCCAGGAAGAACAAGAAGCGCAAAAAGACCAAAGTCACTGAGGTGAGGACACAACGCGCTGAAACCGTCCTCCTGGTGTATTTCTGATCACTGGTTGGTTTCAGGACGTTCAGTCAGATGTCCTCAGCTATTGGACGATTTTAACCcgagttacatttaaaaaacaaatacgcTTCAGTTTTTACAGCAGTGAAGCTCCCCGCTGTCCTGCTGTCCTGTAACGTGTCCTGGTTGCTGTCAGTGGGTTCTCTGTGTGGGAGGCCGTCGGTGGCCCAATCGGAGGCGTGGCTCGCCGTGTCACATGTGGCGCGGCGACACGGCGGCGCGGCTGCCAGATAAACGGCTCTCTCTGAAGCCCACCTGTGCAGCTTGGATCCgtgtttcttcttctgcagcaaCAGCCGCAGCCTTCTGCGGAAAGTCTCTCCCAGAAAGCCGTAGACGAGCGGGTTGAGGCAGCTGTTGGAGAAGGCGGCGAGCCGGACGGCGTGGCCCGTCAGCGGGTAAACCTCCCACAGCGTGTCGCCGCCCGTGTCGCCGCCCGCGTCGCCGCCCGCGTCGCCCCTCAGCAGGTGAACGCTTATGAAGACGTTGACCGGGAGCCAGCAGACGAAGAAGACCAGCACGGCGGCGGAGATCATGCGCAGGGCCCTCTGCCTGCGGGGCCTCTGCTGCGGGCTGCACTGGTCCCTCTGGCTGCGCCGCAGCACCCGCGCTATCCTCCAGTAGCACACGCCCATGACGCAGAACGGCAGCAGGAAGCCCAGCGTCACCTCCAGCCACTGGATCTGGCTCACGTTGGCGAAGCAGAAGTTCAGCTCGCCCGAATGCTGCACCTGAGCCACGGCGAAGGGCAGCAGGGTGAGCAGGCAGGAGAAGGCCCAGATCAGGCAGCAGCTGAGGCGGGCGTGGGCCACGCCGGCGCCGGCGATGCGGGTCAGCGCCACGCAGCGGTCGAAGCTCATCCAGGTGAGGAAGAAGACGCTGCTGTACAGGTTGACCTGCTGGAAGAGGTTCATGAAGGTGCAGAGGCCGGCGTTGTCGTAGTAGCCCCTCTTCAGGTTAAACACCTCGATCAACGAGTCGGCCACCAGGATCAGGTCCGCCACCGCCAGGTTCACAAAGTACAGGTCCGGCGCCGCCAGCCGGCCCTTATGGTCCGCGTTCACCACCAGGATCAGGATGTTCCCCAGGAGGCCGATGGGAAACAGGATCATGGTGTAAAAGCCAGAGAGGAAAATGTTGATGAGATAATGCTCGATGTTCTCTGAGGTCTGCAGAACGCCGAGGGTCTCCTGGGTGTGGTTGGGGCGCGCTGTGAGGTTCTCCCCAGCTGGGATCCTGTGGTCCGTCagcatggttgtgtccatatcaCACATCTCTCCACAGCTTCATAACCGTCCTGCTACCGTTGCCTCTGCTCTGCTGTTAAATAGTCGCTGAGGTCTGAGGTGCGACGCCAGGTCCACCTGTGGAGCACAAAGCAGGAGTTCAGTTCATGGTTTTTAGGCATTTAAGACATTCATGCATCACATTGAGGAAGTATTCACACCCGTTCAACGTTTCCGTATTAGGTCACACATTTGCTCACATTGCAACACAAACTATGATGTGTTTAAATCTAAAGctggtaatttaattttaattgagttaaaataattagatctctgtgggagctgcaggcctgtaaaaactctgaccaatccctgccgttcggtccaaagagcagggattggtcagagttctggtcttccaacccccccccccccccccccccccccccctgattTATGGGGGAATCACCGTATCTATTGGTTCTCCCAAAAGCCATCTGACACGCtgacgtaacgccagtgtgcgtccTCTTTACTTGTTAGTtgccgcttgctggctgcgcataagcacttctagtgtttatgtagctggttagcttagcggttagcttagcggttagct
Proteins encoded in this region:
- the LOC105926616 gene encoding G-protein coupled estrogen receptor 1-like gives rise to the protein MCDMDTTMLTDHRIPAGENLTARPNHTQETLGVLQTSENIEHYLINIFLSGFYTMILFPIGLLGNILILVVNADHKGRLAAPDLYFVNLAVADLILVADSLIEVFNLKRGYYDNAGLCTFMNLFQQVNLYSSVFFLTWMSFDRCVALTRIAGAGVAHARLSCCLIWAFSCLLTLLPFAVAQVQHSGELNFCFANVSQIQWLEVTLGFLLPFCVMGVCYWRIARVLRRSQRDQCSPQQRPRRQRALRMISAAVLVFFVCWLPVNVFISVHLLRGDAGGDAGGDTGGDTLWEVYPLTGHAVRLAAFSNSCLNPLVYGFLGETFRRRLRLLLQKKKHGSKLHRWASERAVYLAAAPPCRRATCDTASHASDWATDGLPHREPTDSNQDTLQDSRTAGSFTAVKTEAYLFFKCNSG